One Hordeum vulgare subsp. vulgare chromosome 4H, MorexV3_pseudomolecules_assembly, whole genome shotgun sequence DNA window includes the following coding sequences:
- the LOC123448902 gene encoding uncharacterized protein LOC123448902 isoform X1 produces MAATSLSSSPSKVATAKQIGGISRSSPSYTQLAFCSRHAFHKIGTAAAPQRPQSELKHARPCATTDNDRAAPVEAQEESATISAGVNPVASGNGQQPQPGEPPKRVPLTARERLRAARVLGKYAEPGGGGASPADKKGSSSSSSSKPEFGSRVLDALRETDGGKKGGRKRSGLPEAPSNLLDDTKRGMPKEGWTFDWLAALPVGTDVLIVAASFGIITTVMFGTTYVVWKLGAIHFNEY; encoded by the exons ATGGCTGCCACCAGCCTCAGTTCCTCTCCCTCCAAGGTTGCCACTGCCAAA CAGATAGGAGGCATCTCCAGATCTTCCCCGTCCTACACCCAGCTCGCCTTCTGCTCCAGGCATGCTTTCCACAAGATAGGAACCGCTGCAGCTCCGCAGAGGCCTCAGAGCGAGCTCAAGCATGCAAGACCCTGCGCGACCACGGACAACGACCGGGCGGCGCCGGTGGAGGCGCAGGAGGAAAGCGCAACCATCAGCGCCGGCGTGAACCCGGTGGCGTCCGGCAACGGCCAGCAGCCGCAGCCGGGCGAGCCGCCGAAGCGGGTGCCGCTGACGGCTCGGGAGCGGCTACGCGCGGCGCGCGTGCTGGGCAAGTACGCGGAGCCGGGGGGCGGCGGGGCGTCGCCGGCGGACAAGAAgggctcgtcgtcgtcgtcgtcgtccaagCCGGAGTTCGGGAGCCGGGTGCTGGACGCGCTGCGGGAGACGGACGGCGGCAAGAAGGGCGGGCGGAAGCGGTCGGGGCTGCCGGAGGCGCCGAGCAACCTGCTGGACGACACCAAGCGCGGCATGCCCAAGGAAGGGTGGACGTTCGACTGGCTGGCGGCGCTGCCCGTGGGCACGGACGTGCTCATCGTCGCGGCGTCCTTCGGGATCATCACCACCGTCATGTTCGGCACCACGTACGTGGTGTGGAAGCTCGGCGCCATACATTTCAACGAGTACTGA
- the LOC123448902 gene encoding uncharacterized protein LOC123448902 isoform X2, which yields MAATSLSSSPSKVATAKIGGISRSSPSYTQLAFCSRHAFHKIGTAAAPQRPQSELKHARPCATTDNDRAAPVEAQEESATISAGVNPVASGNGQQPQPGEPPKRVPLTARERLRAARVLGKYAEPGGGGASPADKKGSSSSSSSKPEFGSRVLDALRETDGGKKGGRKRSGLPEAPSNLLDDTKRGMPKEGWTFDWLAALPVGTDVLIVAASFGIITTVMFGTTYVVWKLGAIHFNEY from the exons ATGGCTGCCACCAGCCTCAGTTCCTCTCCCTCCAAGGTTGCCACTGCCAAA ATAGGAGGCATCTCCAGATCTTCCCCGTCCTACACCCAGCTCGCCTTCTGCTCCAGGCATGCTTTCCACAAGATAGGAACCGCTGCAGCTCCGCAGAGGCCTCAGAGCGAGCTCAAGCATGCAAGACCCTGCGCGACCACGGACAACGACCGGGCGGCGCCGGTGGAGGCGCAGGAGGAAAGCGCAACCATCAGCGCCGGCGTGAACCCGGTGGCGTCCGGCAACGGCCAGCAGCCGCAGCCGGGCGAGCCGCCGAAGCGGGTGCCGCTGACGGCTCGGGAGCGGCTACGCGCGGCGCGCGTGCTGGGCAAGTACGCGGAGCCGGGGGGCGGCGGGGCGTCGCCGGCGGACAAGAAgggctcgtcgtcgtcgtcgtcgtccaagCCGGAGTTCGGGAGCCGGGTGCTGGACGCGCTGCGGGAGACGGACGGCGGCAAGAAGGGCGGGCGGAAGCGGTCGGGGCTGCCGGAGGCGCCGAGCAACCTGCTGGACGACACCAAGCGCGGCATGCCCAAGGAAGGGTGGACGTTCGACTGGCTGGCGGCGCTGCCCGTGGGCACGGACGTGCTCATCGTCGCGGCGTCCTTCGGGATCATCACCACCGTCATGTTCGGCACCACGTACGTGGTGTGGAAGCTCGGCGCCATACATTTCAACGAGTACTGA